Proteins found in one Erythrobacter sp. KY5 genomic segment:
- a CDS encoding uroporphyrinogen-III synthase, with product MSGFVLAVRPEPGLAATMEAGKQLGLNMIGYPLFEVRPREWDCPDSSSFDAILIGSANAIRHGGDALSSITNKPVHAVGQTTAEAAQEAGFEIANVGTGGLQNVLDAVTKPTRFLRIAGEKHVPLTAPDGVEIVTRIAYESVPLELPEPLRALDQLGLTVLLHSAVAAERFDSETRRLALQRSRIKLAVLGPRIAEAAGTGWQSIHVSPAPNDTALLELVRETCI from the coding sequence ATGTCCGGTTTCGTTCTTGCCGTGCGGCCCGAACCGGGGCTTGCCGCGACAATGGAGGCAGGCAAGCAGCTGGGCCTGAACATGATAGGATACCCGCTGTTTGAAGTGCGGCCGCGCGAATGGGATTGCCCTGATTCCTCAAGTTTCGATGCCATCCTCATCGGTAGCGCCAATGCGATCCGGCATGGGGGCGATGCGCTCAGTTCCATCACGAACAAGCCCGTTCACGCAGTAGGGCAGACCACTGCTGAGGCGGCGCAAGAGGCTGGATTCGAGATTGCGAATGTCGGCACAGGCGGTCTTCAGAACGTTCTCGATGCTGTCACCAAGCCCACCCGCTTCCTGCGAATCGCGGGTGAGAAACACGTTCCGCTAACTGCTCCAGATGGCGTCGAGATCGTGACCCGTATCGCTTATGAGAGCGTGCCGCTCGAATTGCCTGAACCCTTACGCGCGCTCGACCAGCTTGGCCTGACGGTGCTGCTTCACTCCGCCGTCGCAGCCGAACGCTTCGATAGCGAAACCCGGCGCCTTGCACTTCAACGCTCGCGCATTAAGCTTGCCGTTCTCGGCCCGCGCATCGCCGAAGCTGCCGGAACCGGCTGGCAATCTATCCACGTCTCGCCCGCGCCCAATGACACCGCATTGTTGGAATTGGTCCGCGAGACGTGCATATAG
- a CDS encoding FAD-dependent monooxygenase: MTTKAEFDTADLLILGGGLVGMTLALAAAKQGMTSHVIDRADPAELTAEGFDDRATAISTASWHLFRNIGIADGLEPFACDIASIAVTDQNRPGRLDFTPEPHEGTLGRMFPNRRLRLALFEAAADEPNINWVSKAEIVERQRSEFGVAAVLADGRKLKGRLMVAAEGRGSPTRDEAGITIAKWDYHHRAIIAGLTHSKPHDNVAWEIFYPAGPFALLPMNDDADGTHRSSLVWTVSEEDGKAVTKLGDRAFMAEVQKRMGDILGEVTSIGARSSWPLGFHHTAKITDERLALIGDAAHGIHPIAGQGLNLGLRDVGALVEVLAEGARIGLDPGDAQLLKRYETWRGLDSFMVALATDGLTRLFGVPGKTASAVRRIGMAAVQRTPVLKTFFMDEARGVSGDLPELLKA, encoded by the coding sequence ATGACGACCAAAGCAGAATTCGATACCGCCGATCTCCTGATCCTCGGCGGGGGTCTTGTGGGCATGACGCTGGCGCTGGCCGCTGCAAAACAGGGCATGACCAGCCATGTCATCGACCGCGCCGACCCGGCCGAGCTCACTGCCGAGGGCTTCGACGACCGCGCCACCGCGATCTCGACCGCAAGCTGGCACCTGTTCCGCAATATCGGGATCGCAGACGGGCTCGAACCCTTCGCCTGCGACATCGCCAGCATTGCCGTCACCGACCAGAACCGCCCCGGTCGTCTCGACTTCACACCTGAGCCGCATGAGGGGACGCTGGGCCGCATGTTCCCCAATCGCCGCCTGCGCCTTGCCCTGTTCGAAGCCGCTGCGGACGAGCCGAACATCAACTGGGTTTCCAAGGCCGAAATCGTCGAGCGTCAGCGCAGCGAATTCGGTGTTGCCGCCGTGCTGGCAGATGGCCGCAAGCTGAAAGGCCGGCTCATGGTCGCCGCCGAAGGGCGCGGATCGCCGACCCGCGACGAGGCAGGCATCACCATTGCCAAGTGGGACTACCACCACCGCGCCATCATCGCCGGGCTCACCCATTCCAAACCGCACGACAATGTTGCGTGGGAAATCTTCTACCCCGCAGGGCCCTTCGCGCTTCTGCCAATGAATGACGATGCCGACGGCACGCATCGCTCTTCGCTGGTGTGGACTGTTTCGGAAGAGGACGGCAAGGCAGTGACCAAGCTCGGCGACCGCGCGTTCATGGCCGAAGTGCAAAAGCGCATGGGCGATATCCTCGGCGAGGTGACCAGCATCGGTGCGCGTTCAAGCTGGCCGCTCGGCTTTCACCATACCGCCAAGATAACCGACGAGCGGCTCGCGCTGATCGGGGATGCAGCGCACGGTATCCACCCGATTGCAGGCCAAGGCCTTAACCTTGGCCTTCGCGATGTAGGCGCCTTGGTAGAGGTTCTTGCAGAGGGCGCTCGCATCGGGCTCGATCCGGGCGATGCGCAGCTGTTGAAGCGCTATGAGACGTGGCGCGGGCTCGACAGCTTCATGGTCGCGCTCGCCACCGACGGGCTCACCCGCCTGTTCGGCGTACCCGGCAAAACGGCTAGCGCTGTGCGCCGGATCGGCATGGCAGCGGTTCAGCGCACGCCTGTGCTCAAGACCTTCTTCATGGACGAAGCGCGCGGTGTCTCGGGCGACTTGCCTGAACTGCTGAAGGCCTGA
- a CDS encoding NAD(P)H-dependent glycerol-3-phosphate dehydrogenase — MSTSIGVIGAGAWGTALAQMLASDGREVLLWAYESEVVDAINTSRRNPQFLPSAQLADTIRATGDLVEFAAIDTALVVTPAQLLGKVLSGLTQAPRDLVLCSKGIEAGTGRLMNDVAREAAPGSEIAVLSGPTFAHEVAAGLPTAVTLACEGGREQWERLSPAIARTAFRPYYSDDVTGAEIGGSIKNVLAIACGVVEGLELGQNARAALIARGYAEMLRFGEHMGAQAETLAGLCGLGDLVLTCSSTSSRNFSLGKALGEGEKAADLMADRTTVAEGAHTAPVLASLASERDIAMPIVIAVNAILDGALPKAVVAELLSRPLRAETPSDQGDVE, encoded by the coding sequence ATGAGCACATCCATCGGTGTCATCGGTGCAGGCGCCTGGGGAACTGCCCTTGCGCAAATGCTCGCCAGCGATGGGCGCGAGGTCCTGCTCTGGGCTTACGAAAGCGAAGTCGTCGACGCGATCAACACCTCGCGCCGCAACCCGCAATTCCTGCCGAGCGCGCAGCTTGCCGACACGATCCGCGCGACCGGCGACCTTGTCGAATTCGCAGCCATCGACACTGCACTGGTCGTCACGCCCGCGCAGCTTTTAGGCAAGGTGCTGTCGGGGCTGACACAGGCCCCGCGCGACCTCGTTCTGTGCTCAAAAGGGATCGAGGCGGGCACCGGACGCCTGATGAACGATGTCGCGCGCGAGGCCGCTCCCGGCAGCGAAATCGCCGTCCTTTCCGGACCGACCTTCGCGCATGAGGTTGCCGCCGGTCTTCCTACCGCCGTAACGCTCGCCTGTGAGGGCGGGCGCGAGCAGTGGGAGCGCCTGTCGCCCGCCATCGCGCGCACAGCCTTCCGCCCCTATTATTCCGACGACGTCACCGGCGCAGAAATCGGGGGTTCGATCAAGAACGTCCTCGCCATCGCCTGCGGCGTGGTCGAAGGGCTTGAGCTTGGCCAGAACGCGCGCGCTGCGCTCATCGCGCGCGGCTATGCCGAAATGCTGCGGTTTGGCGAGCATATGGGAGCGCAGGCCGAGACGCTGGCTGGTCTGTGCGGTCTGGGCGATCTGGTGCTCACCTGCTCATCGACCTCCAGCCGCAATTTCTCGCTCGGCAAGGCGCTCGGCGAAGGGGAAAAGGCCGCCGACCTGATGGCCGACCGCACCACCGTTGCCGAGGGCGCGCACACCGCGCCGGTCCTCGCCAGCCTTGCGAGCGAGCGCGATATCGCGATGCCGATCGTCATCGCGGTCAACGCAATCCTTGACGGCGCATTGCCCAAGGCCGTTGTCGCCGAATTGCTCTCCCGGCCCCTGCGCGCCGAAACACCGTCCGATCAGGGCGACGTCGAGTGA
- the hemC gene encoding hydroxymethylbilane synthase: MRPKLKLGTRNSPLAMAQAFETRERLCAAHGWAEDAVELVPVVASGDKVLDRPLAEIGGKALWTKELDAWLAEGKIDVAVHSAKDVETIRPDAFRFAAFLPRADRRDALVGAASIADIPRGATVGTSAPRRASQLLNLRPDCKVVTFRGNVATRLGKLEAGEADVTFLAAAGLERLGQSEVGAPLETGDWIPAAAQGVIALECRADDEVAGELLAAIDHTATRAELEAERALLAKLGGTCHSPVAVLCSGDAGELTMRAALFSPDGSERVDGEASFSAGDHAPVHALAADLLHRATPAIAEHFGGEG; the protein is encoded by the coding sequence TTGCGTCCAAAACTCAAGCTGGGAACACGAAATTCACCGCTCGCGATGGCGCAGGCGTTCGAAACGCGCGAGCGATTGTGCGCGGCCCACGGCTGGGCTGAGGACGCGGTCGAACTGGTCCCCGTGGTGGCCAGCGGCGACAAGGTGCTGGACCGCCCGCTTGCCGAGATCGGAGGCAAGGCACTGTGGACCAAGGAACTCGATGCGTGGCTTGCAGAGGGCAAGATCGACGTGGCGGTTCATTCGGCAAAGGACGTGGAGACGATCCGTCCCGACGCCTTTCGCTTTGCCGCCTTCCTGCCGCGCGCTGACCGCCGCGATGCGTTGGTGGGAGCGGCCAGCATCGCCGATATTCCCCGTGGCGCGACCGTCGGGACAAGCGCACCGCGCCGCGCCTCGCAGCTCCTCAATCTTCGGCCCGACTGCAAGGTCGTGACATTCCGCGGCAATGTCGCGACACGGCTCGGCAAGCTTGAAGCGGGCGAGGCGGACGTGACTTTTCTTGCGGCGGCCGGTCTTGAACGTTTGGGCCAGAGCGAAGTCGGCGCACCGCTTGAAACGGGCGACTGGATACCGGCAGCAGCGCAAGGGGTGATCGCTCTCGAATGCCGTGCAGACGATGAGGTGGCAGGCGAATTGCTGGCTGCAATCGACCACACAGCGACCCGAGCAGAGCTTGAAGCGGAACGCGCATTGCTCGCCAAGCTTGGCGGTACGTGCCACTCGCCGGTGGCTGTCCTTTGCAGCGGCGATGCGGGCGAACTGACCATGCGCGCCGCCTTGTTCAGCCCGGATGGCTCCGAGCGGGTCGATGGCGAAGCGAGTTTCAGTGCTGGCGATCATGCTCCTGTCCATGCGCTCGCCGCAGACCTGCTCCACCGCGCCACCCCCGCCATCGCCGAGCATTTCGGCGGCGAAGGGTAA
- the tsaD gene encoding tRNA (adenosine(37)-N6)-threonylcarbamoyltransferase complex transferase subunit TsaD codes for MGSTRNIVLGIESSCDETAVALVTSDRRILAERIASQEAEHAPYGGVVPEIAARAHAERLAPMLEGVMADVGLTLDDVDAIAATAGPGLIGGVMVGLVSAKALAMASGKPLIAVNHLEGHALSPRLADEALGYPYLLLLVSGGHCQILSVEGVGAYRRLATTIDDALGEAFDKTAKILGLGYPGGPAVERLALEGDAKAVPLPRPMKGSKEPHFSFAGLKSAVLRAHESGEHEAADIAASFQQAAIDCLIDRLEKALGAAGAYPALVVAGGVAANEAVRGALEELASRRSMRFVAPPLKLCTDNAAMIAWAGCERLAKDPDFKGDPLDLKARPRWPLDPEADKVRGAGVKA; via the coding sequence ATGGGATCGACGCGCAACATTGTCCTCGGAATCGAATCGAGCTGTGACGAAACGGCAGTGGCGCTGGTCACGTCCGACCGCCGCATCCTCGCCGAACGCATCGCCAGCCAGGAGGCCGAGCACGCCCCCTATGGCGGCGTCGTGCCCGAAATCGCCGCGCGAGCTCATGCCGAAAGGCTTGCGCCGATGCTCGAAGGGGTGATGGCGGACGTTGGACTGACCTTGGACGATGTGGACGCGATTGCGGCGACCGCCGGGCCCGGCCTGATCGGCGGGGTGATGGTGGGCCTTGTCAGCGCAAAGGCGCTGGCGATGGCATCGGGCAAGCCGTTGATCGCAGTGAACCACCTCGAAGGGCACGCGCTGTCCCCCCGGCTCGCGGACGAGGCGCTGGGCTATCCTTATCTGTTGCTGCTCGTTTCCGGCGGTCATTGCCAGATCCTCAGCGTCGAGGGTGTCGGCGCATATCGCCGCCTCGCAACGACAATCGACGATGCGCTGGGCGAGGCATTCGACAAGACCGCCAAGATTCTCGGCCTCGGCTATCCCGGCGGGCCTGCGGTGGAGCGATTGGCGCTCGAAGGCGACGCAAAGGCAGTCCCACTGCCCCGCCCTATGAAGGGCTCGAAGGAGCCGCATTTCTCCTTTGCGGGGCTGAAAAGCGCCGTGCTGCGCGCTCACGAAAGCGGCGAGCATGAAGCGGCCGACATTGCCGCGAGCTTTCAGCAGGCGGCGATAGACTGCCTGATCGACCGGCTTGAAAAGGCGCTTGGCGCAGCGGGTGCGTACCCTGCTCTGGTTGTCGCCGGAGGCGTTGCCGCGAATGAGGCGGTGCGCGGTGCGCTGGAGGAGCTCGCCTCGCGCCGCTCCATGCGCTTCGTCGCGCCGCCGCTCAAATTGTGCACCGACAATGCAGCGATGATCGCATGGGCCGGGTGCGAGCGGCTTGCGAAGGATCCTGATTTCAAGGGCGACCCTCTCGACCTTAAGGCGCGCCCGCGATGGCCGCTTGATCCGGAGGCCGATAAGGTGCGCGGTGCGGGAGTGAAGGCATGA
- a CDS encoding protein-disulfide reductase DsbD codes for MFAAPRFALPAWLIGLFAALLLASGAAAQEAESEPRVRYGDDNIAVQLVADGMPRAGEEWMLALRFTPTSDEWHGYWSNPGDAGLGMVLRPNLPEGWEMGEALYPVPERFIQELPTQSLMNHIYKGPYTVLVPVSVPDGTAIEGLPNVTGYAEYLACTDVLCVPQDAALSAGQGGDFARWRAEIAPLLDASAQFEIAGDMLRLAIPIPESVALAEPHVFIAEARLVQYPPAQALYREGDMLVAEIPLDPFGSGEAQSVSGILAFDKETGVRFTAEPGEVPQGLPSIGAQMGVNAPALWTLILGALVGGLILNIMPCVFPILSLKALSLARAGGSEAEARAEGIAYTAGVVIACVALGGIMLALRAAGEQVGWAFQLQEPSVVIALLVLATVITMNFAGIFELPSIDTGNGAGRSAFATGLLAAIAATPCTGPFMAAALGAALLLPTPLALVLFATLGLGLALPFLAIGFVPALRRMLPKPGAWMDRFRRLMAIPMGLTALALIWLTAQLGGRGFALFALIMLFGIVLALFVVGRLQQAGKMAWPAFGLVAAPFLIFGAFALPSGYAPPSRDLAASLLSPQEFSREALAEARASGQPVFVWFTADWCVTCKVNESVAIEREVTADAFEQAGVIAIVGDWTVRDEEITGFLGEQGAAGVPLYLWYEPGADAEQLPQVLTPDMLTERAERSR; via the coding sequence TTGTTCGCTGCACCGCGCTTTGCGCTTCCTGCATGGTTGATCGGGCTGTTCGCCGCGCTTTTGCTGGCGAGCGGTGCGGCTGCGCAGGAGGCGGAGAGCGAACCGCGCGTCCGTTATGGCGATGATAACATCGCGGTGCAGCTGGTCGCCGATGGCATGCCGCGCGCGGGCGAGGAATGGATGCTCGCGCTGCGTTTCACCCCGACGAGTGATGAGTGGCACGGCTATTGGTCCAATCCCGGAGATGCGGGGCTGGGGATGGTCTTGCGGCCCAACCTGCCAGAGGGCTGGGAGATGGGCGAGGCGCTGTATCCCGTGCCCGAACGGTTCATTCAGGAGCTGCCGACGCAGAGCCTGATGAACCACATCTACAAGGGGCCTTACACGGTGCTGGTGCCGGTCAGCGTGCCTGATGGCACGGCAATCGAAGGGCTGCCGAATGTCACCGGCTATGCCGAGTATCTCGCCTGCACCGATGTCCTTTGCGTGCCGCAGGACGCTGCGCTGAGTGCAGGGCAGGGCGGCGATTTTGCGCGCTGGCGGGCCGAAATTGCGCCGCTTCTCGATGCGAGCGCGCAGTTCGAGATCGCGGGCGACATGCTGCGCCTCGCCATTCCGATCCCCGAGAGCGTGGCTTTGGCTGAGCCGCATGTCTTCATCGCCGAGGCGCGGCTGGTCCAGTACCCACCCGCACAGGCGCTCTACCGCGAAGGCGATATGCTGGTCGCGGAGATACCGCTGGATCCTTTCGGCTCAGGCGAAGCTCAGAGCGTGTCCGGCATTCTCGCATTCGACAAGGAAACGGGCGTTCGTTTCACCGCGGAACCGGGCGAGGTGCCGCAAGGCCTGCCGTCAATCGGCGCGCAGATGGGCGTCAATGCGCCTGCGCTCTGGACCCTGATCCTTGGCGCACTGGTGGGCGGGCTCATCCTCAACATCATGCCTTGTGTCTTCCCGATCCTGAGCCTCAAGGCCCTGAGCCTTGCGCGCGCCGGCGGGAGCGAGGCCGAGGCGCGGGCCGAAGGTATTGCCTACACCGCTGGCGTGGTGATTGCCTGCGTGGCGCTTGGCGGCATCATGCTGGCTCTGCGCGCGGCAGGAGAGCAGGTGGGCTGGGCGTTTCAGTTGCAGGAGCCGAGCGTCGTCATCGCCTTGCTGGTGCTTGCCACCGTCATCACGATGAACTTTGCAGGCATCTTCGAGCTGCCCAGTATCGACACCGGTAACGGAGCAGGGCGCAGCGCCTTTGCGACCGGGCTGCTTGCCGCAATCGCAGCGACGCCGTGCACCGGGCCGTTCATGGCTGCGGCGTTGGGTGCTGCGCTGCTGTTGCCGACGCCACTCGCGCTCGTGCTGTTCGCCACGCTTGGGCTGGGGTTGGCGTTGCCATTCCTCGCCATCGGGTTCGTCCCTGCCTTGCGCCGGATGCTGCCCAAGCCCGGCGCATGGATGGACCGGTTCCGCCGCCTGATGGCGATCCCCATGGGCCTCACCGCGCTCGCGCTCATCTGGCTCACGGCGCAGCTTGGCGGGCGCGGCTTTGCGCTGTTCGCGCTCATCATGCTGTTCGGGATCGTGCTTGCGCTGTTCGTGGTCGGGCGTTTGCAGCAGGCGGGCAAGATGGCGTGGCCTGCATTCGGGCTTGTCGCCGCGCCGTTCCTCATCTTCGGCGCTTTCGCCCTGCCAAGCGGCTACGCCCCGCCAAGCCGCGATCTTGCCGCCTCGCTCCTCTCCCCACAGGAATTCAGCCGTGAGGCGCTTGCCGAAGCGCGCGCCAGCGGCCAGCCGGTTTTCGTATGGTTCACCGCAGACTGGTGCGTCACCTGCAAGGTCAACGAAAGCGTCGCGATCGAACGCGAAGTCACCGCCGACGCTTTCGAGCAGGCGGGCGTGATCGCGATTGTCGGTGATTGGACTGTGCGTGATGAGGAAATCACCGGCTTTCTGGGCGAGCAGGGCGCGGCGGGCGTGCCGCTATACCTGTGGTACGAACCGGGAGCGGACGCCGAACAATTGCCGCAGGTTCTCACTCCCGACATGCTGACAGAGCGGGCTGAGCGGTCGCGCTAA